The following nucleotide sequence is from Pseudomonadota bacterium.
AAAAATCTCCGTTCGCAAGGCGCGAATCGTGACGCGCTTGGTCAGCGGCAGGAACGCAGCGGACGCCGTGAACGTCCTGCGTTTCACCAGCAAGGACGCGGCACCCCTGGTAGCGAAGCTCATCGACAGCGCTATCGCGAACGCGCGCCGGGAGGACGAAAGCGTGGATCTGGATCAGTTGGTCGTGACCTACGCCTACGCGGACAAGGCATCGACTCGTTTCTTGCGCCGGTGGCGTCCCAGGGCTCAAGGACGTGCCACGCGAGTCGAGAAGGGCGCCAGTCACATCACGATC
It contains:
- the rplV gene encoding 50S ribosomal protein L22 → MSVRKARIVTRLVSGRNAADAVNVLRFTSKDAAPLVAKLIDSAIANARREDESVDLDQLVVTYAYADKASTRFLRRWRPRAQGRATRVEKGASHITIVIGDVEGAEES